GCCATGGTTAACTACGAGGCAGTGAAGACTACTTCACAGGATGGTTGTTGGTTTGTATTAAGCTATTCTGAATACAGAACACTACGATAAGCTATTAGACACAGATTAGGCTGAAAAACATAGATAACAAGAAGCATagtacacaaatataaccacaaaatgaaatttccatttctaatgttaaaattagttatttgtgTTTCTACCCTCTGAAAccaatgttcattgaaattaaataaggctattgccatttatacaaatttaatgtatatatatatatatacatacacttttGTTCAGGAGGGCAAGCAGAATACGTTGAAACTATAATTGGCAACTCCGGCCGTTAACTTCACCAATACCTTAAAAATGGACTACTGTATGATCCCTCCTTTTATAACAGTTGTCCATTTGTTATcaatgttcttatttatttatttatttccaatgcAAGCAGCCATTATTACAATTGATTACAAGAAGTACATGAATAATACAAGTTAGCAAAACGACAATAcctctataaatattaattaataaatacgctAACTTATAAATGATACAAATTTGCAAGCTTGAAGAAGAGTCGCAGTTGCTATTAAGTTactacagtatataaatataaaaaaaattatggtaacAACAATGCAACCCAACTAGgacaacaaattttaacttgcacataaaaatataagtgattaacaaaaataaatatctaaaagtaACATAGCATAAAACATAACAGAAACATAACCATGTATTCTAACCAAGGAACTgacatgaaatattgaaataaaatattgtgcaaATTAGGTAGAGTTAACATAATAGGCCTACTAGAAAttgatgcactaagaggaaaacACAGTCAAAGCATGGCAATGGATACTGTCCCAGAAAATATCGCATTCACATGCAATTCGATTACCCATTCGAGCAAATCTTGCCAAAGGACTATTGTAATCAGCTAGTTTTAGCTGAGGGAACTCTAAAGTCAATCTCGGCAAGGAGATCTGGGCACTGCACCTGGCCATTAACATTCTtccaaagaataataataataaatgcgtttattttttctctttttttaaatacatgtaaatacagtatacaacaatatacagattacagagaaaaaatataccaacccaaaaagaaaataatcttgcACTTGGGTGGGAGCCATCATCagcttcttaatttaatttttttaataataagcagCAAACCCAAGttctataataacaatatgaaaatacaaacaaataataataaacaaactaaaattactcTTAACCATCAAATTAACACACATTAATTAGAGAAATCCAACTCaccttcaatataaaaacatacatttacaaaatttataaaataagaacaaaatatttttactgaacaactaaatataaattttcaatatctttaacaCTTCTACTCAATAACCAAACCTTCagcttctttttaaaaataaatatagatctattaattttaatttcacttggaattaaatttaaaaacttataacttaagAAGCAGAACATCAGCCACTTCACGTCGCCAGGCGAGAGATGGTAGGTGAAGATTTCTGGCGATGTTGTCAACGGGAACATCCAGGTAGCCATATCCAAGTCGGGACCCCAACCAGCCGAATGAATCGGCGCTGTAAAGCCTCTAATCTCATCTGGGAACCGATAGTGTACAGGGACCACACTGGACTTGTGTATTCTGCGATGGGTCTTACAAGGGAGCagtacagagagcgaagagcagccGGACTGTGTATGCCTCTAGAAAATCTAGAGATGAATCCAAGCATTCAGTTTGCTTGGTTGCAGACATGATCTATATGAAGGGAAAATTCCAGATCCTTGTCAAATCGAACGCCCAAGTCCTTTATGCTGTTAGATCTTGGAACAAGAATGTTTCAATATGGATGAAAAGCCGATTTGATTCTATGGAAGGTAAAAGCAGAGCCTTTGCTTGGATTTACAGACATATTTTTTCGAGTATACCATTTCTCAACAGAAGATAAACCTTCTTGAATCTTCAGAAAGTCACCAGGCGATGATAtctctgtaaatattttcaggTTGTCAGCAAATTGCAGGGCGTTCACACTCACCACCTCAAGAAGATCGTTCACAAAAACGTTGAAGAGACAAGGACCCAGTAAAGAATGTTGTGGGACCCCAGAAGTTGGAGAAAATTTAGAAGAAGAATAGGAGCCAACTTTGACGATAAGCGAATGGTCACACAAGTAACTAGAGATCCATGATAGTAACGGGTCAGATACACTGTAACCCCTTAACTTTGACGTAAGAATGGAGTGATTGACCTTGTTGAATGCCTTCGCCATGTCAATATACACTGTGTCGACTTGTTTGCTCTTGTGGAAGGCGATTAGAACATATTCTTGAAAAATCAGAAGATTAGTTACGGTGGATTTCTCACTAATGAAGCCATGCTGAGATGGATGGACTAATTTTGATATGAGAGGATTAAGCTTATCGATGATGAAGCTCTCAAACAATTTACCAATAGCAGGTAGAATAGTTACGGGCCTGTAATTTCTTATATTGCAGGGATCGTTGGCCTTGTGAAGAGGAATAATAAAGCCCTTCTTCAGAGTCCTGGgaaaaatacctttttcaataGATTCATTGAAAAGAGCTGACAGAGGCTTTGCAAGGAGAGAACGGCAGTATTTAAGTACATTGGAGGAATATTGTCAGGGCAACTCCCTTTGCAGCATCCAATCGTTCAAGCCTGAATATAACTTCCTCCTCGGTTACTCTGAAGCTGCTTAGGCAGTCGTAACTGGCAAAGTTGTGAAATGGAccaataagagaaggtggagaGAAGACGAAGCAGAAGAAATCAGAAAATAGTTGACATATACTTGAAGACGTCTTCGCTTCTCTTTCATCCAAATGCATGATTGGCGGAATTTCAGATGATCTTCTCTAAGCCTTGACCAGGCCCCAAAACACACAGGGATTAGACGATACATTCGATTCAACTCTAGACAAATAACGTTTATAACATTCACAAGACAAAGTTTTACAAGTGTCCCTTAGGTTTGAGAATTTGTAATAGTGGATACGACTGAGGgtacttttatatagtttatggGCAATCTTCTTCTGTATAATGAGTCGTTTTAAACCCCCTGAAAACTATCTGGGGAAGGGAGAGAAACCAAACTTTCTCAAAGGACTCGCCCTCCAAAAACAACAATCCCAACACAGCAACAACAACAATCACCAAAAGACAATTCAATTGTTGTTGGTGTTTTGCAACATCTTGCAAAATGACCTCTAAGCGatcaaacttatctttaataGAAAATGACTCTTGCGTGAAGTTGAAATCAATATGCTGTAGGGCCAGAAATGCAGCTGGAAGGTCACACTTCCACAAATTATGAACCACGTAGCAATTAGCTTTTTCAGTCACAGAAATTCCCGAGAGAGTTGTAATAAGAAGAGGATGATGGATGTCTGGTGGAATCAACCAATAGCATGATTCGGCAGAGAGTAAGTCTTGTTCGGAGGAAAAAATCAAGTCAAGGGTCACACCCCTATGGTTTCTTACGTGATTAATCTGGCAAAGTGAGTGATGTGATGCCATGTCATGGAGATGTTCTCCGGCCTGACGGGGAATACCAGATGGTGCTGTAGCCATATCATAATAGGGTAAATTGAAATCGCCAAATATGAAGATTTTCGCTGGCTGACCTGCTAATTCAGTAACTTGATTAACAGGTGTTCTTAAAAAACTTGTTTCAATGTCTGTTTTTGACCAAAtcaaccaaaaatgttttaacttccAAACTTACTTTGGGGAGCTTAGAAACCCCACAAAAAGACATGTCAATTAGGGATATAAATACTTGTACTAGttccataaaaacaatattgtacaaaTGTACAAGTATGGAGGAGGCCATTAAGAGGACTCATTGGGCTCATGGACATGTTGAGCAATTCTCCTTTGAAAGGGGTACCATGACCTCCCTTATATGAAAGTTGTCGATTATGAtaaattttttcctaaaacataCGTGTTAAAATGTCTATTTTCAGGAAAACCAACTGACAATTTTGTAAGTGTTACATTTAGTGTTTAGAAAGGctcaaataattatacaaaataatactacCAGTAGGCTTAAAATATTAAGCTGCAGTATAATAATCATCTAACACTCGAGTGATAGATAATATCGAATCATCAATTAGAAAATTGtaaatgctgtcagacatgtttgtTTACTctgttaagtaattgtaattctccaaacttagtataaataaactttgtattatttaatataatataaagcgCATATttcatatatagatatattatatatatttgttattaggctatatattcgtatgtattataaacataaaaagttacaaataacCTTAACACATGCTCActtgatctgagcttgaatttggttACTATCTCGAAAgatatttttcttgtttcaccAAAAATGTGGGGTGGCACACCAAAACTTCCGCTGGTGGCCAGGGGTATTTCTAATTGATATTTTCCCAACTCAGATCACATTGTAAGATTTAGGACATGATCTAAGATTGGTACAGTACCAATTGGAAATGATTTTGGCCATCAGTGCAAGCTTTGGTGGCGGCACCACCTGCATTGCTGGCAAAAAAGGAAAAACATCTctcaagatagtacccaaataTAAGTTCACAtcacatttaaattgttttgtttgttatattttataaacacatatcctagattattttttattcaccataacgttattactttttatactgtaatttgaaatacaacataattaaaatataacgtaatttgGTAAACGTAGTTGTAGCGAGGATTGTTTACTaatgaatattgatgatttgaTAATTACGATCATTCGAGTGGTGGTACCCAAATACTATGCCACTACAGAAGATTTAATGACCTGCAAGGATTAAACAGTATGCAGACATGCTGATTGGATCAATACATTCCTTTTTTACAGATCCAGtcttattactttacaaaaaatttCTCTGAAATTATATGCTAAAACCTATcaccaacaaaataaaaagttgtaaattaagTTTACCTTTTTGTACGTATGATGTCTGAAGGATATGTAGTCATCATGATTTGCAAAAGTTATCACTCTTTTACTTTCTTCTTTGGGAACaggaaacaaatactttaaaatattagatgTTCTCACACCAAGTTTGGTTGTAAAGTTGTGGAAAATCAAGTGAGGATATTGTTCAGACATCGTGCCTATATCTGGTATATCATGTCGCATGGTAACGTCAGCCATTGTAAAGTAAGCTGTAGGGCCATAAGGTAGGTGACAAACTACTAAGGAGTTTGGAACACCTCGATGTTCATGAACAACAATAAAGTCAGTCACATCATTGGCCCGACACGCATTTATAAGTTGTTTCATTTCATAGTTACCCCTATTCATTCTCTGTGAGTTTGGAAAGATTAGGCGCAATtcctttacaaacatttttaatctcGAAGAAGGGTCACGAGAAGTTGTAATCATGATTTTTGGGTCTTCAACCCCAGCCCATCTATATTCATCATCTTCTTGAGAACCTCCACCTCCTTCTTCAGAGCCAAGTGCAACAGCTAATTTAGGTCCACTGTCCTCCCAATCTAACTTATGGACAATATTGACTGCTTCTTTCCTCAACGTTGTTTCGATAGTCGTTCCTTGCTCTAGGCTGCGTTTTATTCGTTCctttttttcttgaatttttctGTGCCTATCTTCAATGGATTTCCTGTATAAGTATTCTCGACGTAAACGTGCTTGTCGAcggaacattttaatttcacaataaataaagtataatctGAAAAAATACTCGCTATTTCATACACATATCACTAAAAACAAAGCTTTAACACAGCTATAAGAATAACATAACCTTTAACAAACACTACGTAAACATTCAATAAACGTGCGAGACCTAAGCAAAGACAACAAACACATAACCAATAACCACCAACCACCATCAACCGTGTGACatcaatagaataaataaaaacagggTGACCAACAACACAGATCATGGAGTAAAAGGAAGAGAGACGGACACTCTATCCCTTTAATGTACAATCATATATCCATTACACTTTTAATATCAACGTTACATCACAACTCATTACCGATATGATATAAAATAGTAAAGGAATGTCCAACATTtgaataattctatatttttgaGTAAATAATGTCACTAATAGAACTCATAAGAAATTAtcaaaaagttgtttataatacATCCTGGTAATTGAATGATTAGCGTTTCATATTTTCACATGTCAATTTATATCccaatatgattttaaattaaaatatatataaatatacttttcccgattcaattattgttaagtaagcgctctgtggtgtcaTTTTAGCGTATTCaccctgcaagtgagagatccgggttcgactcccggcggagcaagtactttttgtgattcaatgtttattgaaattaaataaggctattgccatttgcacaatttaatgtgtgtgtatatatatatatacacatatatatttatttatttatttaaaatacatattatttaagcaATACAAATACATGCCcatattttacaatcaaatataTGTGTTTTGGAAGCCCatattagaatgtataaattctaagtaaaaggTAGAAGATGAGTTTCGTATTTCTTAAGAAATAGCCATTTCCCCGAGCCTCTGTTATTCCCAGTAATACAGCTTCATTTTCTCGAAATTCTTTTGTGTTATCGGGCGGTCTCCAAAAGGGTAAGTTTTCGGATATGTTATAGCTGTTTTTGTAAagcatgtaataataataatatgctcTCAGATGGCTgtcaaacttaaaatgtttaatattattaacatttaacatattccTGGTGTTGTGGAAGGGGTATTCTAGTGCCCCATTTTAACTGGGAGGTACAGAAAATTTGTAGTGACAACCCCCCCTCCCTATTAGGTCATCCTAGATGCGCCTATGATTGTAATCGCCTCTTGCTATGAATAGAGAATGTAGAGTTAAAAACTGATTAAACCAAAGttctgaaataaatgttaaatctagGAAGGCATAGAAGAAATAGCTCGAATAATATTTTGCTACAATTTTGGAAGCTCGTGATGTCTTATAGTCTTCTTAATAAGCACAGAAATTCTACCGTGAGAGATATTATCGTGATAATTAGTtctataaacaaaacaaaattagaaatttaaagtaatttatgtttGTGAAATAGTTTTCAGATATCAACATTTTATCCATTTTATGCATTATGAGCATAGATTATGATGAaccaagccattggcattcccagttcaatcataaaaattattcattttaattttacgaTGACGGTTATTAATAGGCAGTTGTATTAAAGTACCTATTTGCTGGACTTTTTGGGACagagagatttaaaatttgttaaaaacccGTTGAATATTGTATTGAATTGACATTTTCTTCAAGCTTAGATCGACCGATGTTACCCCATCATGATACAGAGATTAAGCAGGTGTTACATTAGGCTCATGAGCCTGAGATACTTATGGGTTTGTCTTGTAGAAACCCCTAGAAAGAAATTGGCATATTATGCACAAACAACACCGAAAAGGCTAGTAAGTTTGTTGAATCAGAGTTAAGATTCACAGTAAATCTGTAACCACTGGTATGTAAATTTCGTACCCGACATCTGAGTCAGAAAAATAGCAGTTGACAACTAGAGTAGGGATGGCATCTGAAAGTTTCCAAAAGTATGGCGCTGATAAAGCCCAGAGGTTTTCAGATGTTTCTATTTGTAAATTGAGAGCTTATTGTGTTTCagaattagtataattatatttttgacattttcagAAACCAGGTGGTTCACTACACGTAAGTTTCAGTATCCAATCTTATGAATTACAATGGATAACTAACTGAAAAATCAACATATTGCCAACTTAAAGACAAGCTGTCGAATGATCGTAATATGACTATTATAGTCATACATTATACTATAGTCAGTTTCCTTCTTCGCAacaccaaattaatttttatttacagtaggttaaaaaaattatcattacaataaaattagcACACTACTTTGAAGTAGCGTAGATTATCCCAAAGCCTGTCGTTTATTCATATGAAAAAACGATAATGCAGTATTTTGTTGGACATTGTTCGAGTAACAAAACACGTGGTTGTGTTGTCGTCTGCTGCCAGGCATGCTGATGGTGTACTCTTACTTGACGTGCAGTAGGTTATGTTAGATTGTTTATCTTTTGAAAAAACGTTACAATGGATAAAAATTTTATACCCTGTGCTAAATGGATAAAACGTGGAATTGCGAAAGCCAAGCCGGAAGTTGTAAGCTAAAATACTTGTATCGTTATGTTGCATGATTATTTAGTCTATGATTATTCTTGCACATGACTAACTTGCTGTTCCTgtactattaataattaacaattctATTGTTTTTCTAATTCATTAAGAAGGTGATTAGTTAGCTCACTGACATAACGATTAATTGTGAGGTCTGTTTAACTAAAGGATGAAAGTACTTGACATTAAGTAGTGCCAGTCATTTCActttttaaccctagaagtggcatGGGTGCATATGTGGCATATTGGAGTACTTTTGGATAGAGTATAATAAGCGACCTACAAtcgttatttgtttgtttttattgaatgttgGGATTGTTTGTCTCAAGTAAATAATTcgattttacaatttattaaaattaaagacatGATTTAAACTTAAGACTTGTAGCAGTCAAAGTTTAACTGATTatgggtttttaaatattatagttaaattcCAAAAACACAATCCATTGACTGGTgcaatttttcaaacaattgcACCAGTCAATTCTTTGCGAGCGGTCTAGTTAAGTTTGAGGATTGGAAAGTTCAGTATCTATGGGGTTAATGGCAGACTCTGCAAATCACGAGTTTCACATTATTCTTCTGCCCATTCTcctgaaaaaaaatatatggttttagggctggaaatcacaaataactttatttttaaataattgaaatgtaaatttaaatttgtggttACATTtatgggtaattctaagcaatatatgggtcaacctcgatttttctcatattacaatataatgttccaatagtcaattagaaaaggaaatgactagaatttcttgccggaaagcagttatagggagcaggcaactcatattacaatataatgttccaatagtcaattagaaaaggaaatgactagaatttcttgctggaaagcagttatagggagcaggcaaccgcgagaattacctattagtgatcaggggcactgacgtgatctaggcttcaaatttggaactactcgagttaaattttttctaaaagagcaggcagcgggcaagcatcgtgcgtgatcttcgtatatactgaattgattcaggccaaaggtatgacacagattcctttaccagatttttacggagattttgtattgggcggattatattggtttactttgctttccagcatgtaattatgtgtttaaaattgttttacatacattacctacattatattgtaatatgcaataacaatttatcagaaatttttagtaaaaaaaaggatcacgcacgatgcctgcctgctgcgcagcgcttcgcgctgcttgctcttttagaaaaaaaaattaactctagttgttccaaatttgaagcccagatcacgtcagtgctcctgatcactaataggtaactctaaacaatatatgaccgtctggcggttgcctgctccctataactgctttccggcaagaaattctagtcatttccttttctaattgactattggaacattatattgtaatatgagaaaaatcgaggttgacccatatattgcttagaattacccattTATGTACTCTGCTTGTATGATTTGTGTGTCATCTATAATATTTAGAGTTATCTGGGTACTtcgggattataccgaccacacccagacatgaatcgttatttgacattttgcttctactgattactagattagcgtagaacaatatttcgtcaatatagaacaggaattgtcttatcgcaaacccctccccatcctcagacagaggtcaaagtcgagcggtctagtagataacgtgattgcagagtctcgtcgctcgttcagctggtgcgtcgctttgttgtacttccgtgtttcacccctacatttctccaaacacaaaaataaaaaaaaaacaaacattaccaaacaaaaactaaactctttattgaaaaaaacacacaaaacttgtttttattcttgatcacactccgccacccaaaatgcgagtgcctccagtcatcagcgcgggcttcggcaccgtccgcgctgatgtcaacgaaagaaaaacatcatCGAGATAgtacttatcagtaaaatatcaaattttataggggctgatcagaaatataaattgaattgtaatggaaaggcaattatgtaacgtgtaaaaaaacttaaataatcatgtgatgccgcgcggcctgccgtaatcgggattctcgagaaagataagataacagcgacaacaataccgatcacaatacctggaaatgcttgttgatagatggaatgttagttctgttactcaactacatcgttttataatgttctaagttcattgaaaaaagtttaagcgttgggggcatataacggaatctgataatcgttgtaattttgtatttaaagagttgttttttcgtccTATCATgattgtttctataaatttatatttttgtgttcttcataatggtgtggtcggtataatcccaaagtaccgttatCTGCTCCTAATAACTTATCTGAGTCTTCTATGATCAGAACATTTTAGTTATGTGTACCATCTACTGGTCCGTTCAGACTATACAACTATGGGGTCTACTTGTATTACTCAGTCACGGCTCATTAACTCGTGGTGATGGCCGGAGGCATTTGTATCAGGCTGTTATGAACTTTTAGAAGgtctaaattaagaaaaacattttttatttgggtAAACTTCCCCTGACATCAGCGTTATTGTTGTTTTACGTATGCACCATCCAAAGATAGGAATAGGAGGTTGAATTACGATCATAACAATACCACGTGACGCCcgtagaacaatgaaatatt
The Homalodisca vitripennis isolate AUS2020 chromosome 1, UT_GWSS_2.1, whole genome shotgun sequence DNA segment above includes these coding regions:
- the LOC124359135 gene encoding U3 small nucleolar ribonucleoprotein protein IMP4, producing MFRRQARLRREYLYRKSIEDRHRKIQEKKERIKRSLEQGTTIETTLRKEAVNIVHKLDWEDSGPKLAVALGSEEGGGGSQEDDEYRWAGVEDPKIMITTSRDPSSRLKMFVKELRLIFPNSQRMNRGNYEMKQLINACRANDVTDFIVVHEHRGVPNSLVVCHLPYGPTAYFTMADVTMRHDIPDIGTMSEQYPHLIFHNFTTKLGVRTSNILKYLFPVPKEESKRVITFANHDDYISFRHHTYKKVQGNIELNEVGPRFQLKLYDLKLGTLDTADTAESEWCLRPYMNTSYKRRFLSPDDGWNQDDTTVSS